From Hippea alviniae EP5-r, the proteins below share one genomic window:
- a CDS encoding diguanylate cyclase produces MLELLIKNKKATEYTFDYLLSYYRVLFEKNPAAIFVVDKNRNLIDVNPSVYRLLGYKREELIGKNASILHPNEKSYFRQQPLFEKILDSDIVVTFERSLKRKDGRIIWTQMTGSRIMLPTEEFGVLWSAVDSTELHRLRKKLEYSAGHDYLTGLYNRSSLECELERVAARAQRTGEKIMVCIIDLDDFKQINDEYGHHAGDVVLKTVARRLRTNLRSSDFISRFGGDEFVLIFEGVKSKRSVDVILSKIDRSFKQPMRISPSASNIEIEYSMGVYIYVPSSSITTNVALRFADSALYKCKELKGKRKINWVFSDKSFRFT; encoded by the coding sequence ATGCTTGAACTTCTGATTAAAAATAAAAAAGCAACAGAATACACTTTTGATTATCTGCTTTCTTATTATCGTGTTCTGTTTGAGAAAAATCCTGCGGCAATATTTGTCGTTGATAAAAACAGAAATTTAATAGATGTAAATCCTTCAGTTTATAGACTTCTCGGTTATAAAAGAGAAGAGCTGATAGGTAAAAATGCGTCCATATTACATCCAAATGAGAAGTCGTATTTTAGGCAACAACCCTTATTTGAAAAGATTTTAGATAGTGATATTGTTGTTACCTTTGAAAGGAGTCTCAAACGCAAGGATGGTAGAATTATATGGACTCAAATGACGGGCTCAAGAATAATGTTGCCAACTGAAGAGTTTGGAGTTTTGTGGAGCGCTGTTGACTCAACAGAATTGCATAGATTAAGAAAAAAGCTTGAATATTCGGCAGGTCATGATTATTTGACAGGTCTTTACAATAGAAGCAGTCTTGAGTGCGAACTTGAAAGGGTAGCGGCAAGGGCGCAGAGAACCGGTGAAAAGATAATGGTATGTATAATAGACCTTGATGATTTTAAGCAGATAAATGATGAGTATGGGCATCATGCAGGTGATGTTGTTTTAAAGACTGTGGCAAGAAGGCTAAGAACAAACTTAAGAAGCAGTGATTTTATCTCAAGGTTTGGCGGCGATGAGTTTGTTCTGATTTTTGAAGGTGTAAAATCGAAGCGTTCTGTGGATGTTATACTCTCAAAGATAGATAGGTCTTTTAAGCAACCTATGAGAATATCGCCTTCTGCAAGTAATATTGAGATAGAATACAGTATGGGTGTTTACATATATGTGCCATCTTCTTCTATAACGACAAATGTTGCATTAAGGTTTGCAGACTCTGCTTTGTATAAGTGCAAAGAACTCAAGGGAAAAAGAAAAATCAACTGGGTGTTTTCAGACAAAAGCTTCAGGTTTACTTAA
- a CDS encoding aminopeptidase P family protein translates to MFKKEVYIKRRNYLKDRLKEGVVLLLGNSEEPINFPANCYRFRQDSTFLYYFGIDVPNIAAVIDIDNDRGIVFGDDLDEDELIWIKRESNLKELTDRSGAELRQSKELKNYFRNRSVRIIPQYRSSNIIKLAEIFDIKCHEVEGLVDIELVRVIANQRLEKEEREIYEIKKAIEISKGMFEIAFEKAKDGTKEREILAEVEGYAIKNGVWLSFPTILTKDGAILHNTTHENTLRKNDMFILDSGVETKEHYASDITRTVPVDGEFTPLQKDIYQIVKKAQQVSFDSIREGEMFINLHLKAARVIAEGLKELGFLKGGIDDIMQNHAYALFFPHGLGHPLGLDVHDLEALGENYVGYDESVKRSNIFGLKSLRFARKLKENYVMTIEPGIYFIPKLIKKWYEEAKFKEFINYDRAFEMLDFGGIRLEDDVLVLKDSCDVLSESIIKT, encoded by the coding sequence GTGTTTAAGAAGGAAGTTTACATAAAAAGAAGAAACTATTTGAAGGATAGATTAAAGGAAGGAGTTGTTCTTCTTTTAGGCAATAGTGAAGAGCCTATAAATTTTCCTGCAAACTGCTATCGTTTTAGACAGGACAGCACATTTTTATACTATTTTGGCATAGATGTGCCGAATATCGCAGCTGTTATAGATATTGACAACGATAGAGGTATTGTTTTTGGCGATGATTTAGATGAAGATGAGCTTATCTGGATAAAAAGGGAGAGTAATTTAAAAGAGCTTACAGACAGAAGTGGCGCAGAGTTAAGACAGTCAAAAGAGCTCAAAAACTATTTTAGAAACAGAAGCGTTAGAATAATTCCACAATACAGAAGCTCGAATATTATAAAGCTTGCCGAAATATTTGATATTAAATGTCATGAAGTTGAAGGATTGGTAGATATTGAGCTTGTAAGAGTTATAGCCAATCAGCGTTTAGAGAAAGAAGAAAGAGAAATTTATGAGATAAAGAAGGCTATAGAGATAAGCAAGGGCATGTTTGAGATAGCTTTTGAGAAGGCAAAAGATGGAACAAAAGAAAGAGAGATACTTGCAGAAGTTGAAGGCTATGCCATCAAAAATGGTGTTTGGCTCTCATTTCCAACGATTTTGACAAAGGATGGTGCAATTCTTCACAATACGACACACGAAAATACGCTAAGAAAGAACGACATGTTTATACTTGACTCTGGAGTTGAGACTAAAGAGCATTATGCAAGCGATATAACAAGAACAGTTCCAGTTGATGGTGAGTTTACGCCGCTTCAGAAAGATATATACCAGATTGTCAAAAAAGCGCAGCAGGTATCGTTTGACAGTATAAGAGAAGGTGAGATGTTTATAAATTTGCATCTTAAAGCTGCAAGGGTGATAGCAGAAGGGCTTAAAGAGTTGGGATTTTTGAAGGGTGGCATTGATGACATTATGCAGAATCACGCTTATGCTCTGTTCTTCCCGCATGGATTGGGTCATCCGTTGGGATTGGATGTTCACGACCTTGAAGCGCTGGGTGAAAATTATGTTGGGTATGATGAGAGTGTAAAAAGGAGTAATATATTTGGGCTTAAATCTTTAAGGTTTGCTCGTAAGCTTAAAGAGAATTATGTTATGACTATTGAACCTGGAATTTACTTTATCCCTAAACTCATAAAAAAGTGGTATGAAGAAGCTAAATTCAAAGAGTTTATAAATTACGATAGAGCTTTTGAGATGCTTGATTTTGGTGGTATAAGGCTTGAAGATGATGTTTTGGTTTTAAAGGATTCTTGTGATGTTTTAAGTGAATCTATAATTAAAACATAA
- a CDS encoding diguanylate cyclase codes for MRRILVCDDSSFIQKMVKRELESSFEVEVFSNGEEAYEFLKNDSNFDFAIIDGEMPGMDGWELIKKIKTELNLEQLPVVMLTASDDDYFKNKAFDYGAFNYLKKPFKQGELYEYLKAFFEEEKNIIGTVLVVEDSKIQNQTMCHQLKEKNIKPLSAYTGEEALRLLLEGSEVDAILLDINLPGASGFEVAKALKSDERFRYIPIIGVTAAEGSEGFSVMKQAFDSGVDDFIRKPYSMIEFYARIRANIHRGQLIKKLKDESERDFLTKLYNRRSIITFLEKFIALSKRNNKPLSFMILDLDKFKRINDTYGHLVGDDVLREVARVIEKSIRSSDIAGRFGGEEFSVILPETELDKACEVAERIRANIESMRVKSENGDVSITVSAGVSEYNNETINEFIGRADKSLYKAKANGRNRVMKSESGEIKDC; via the coding sequence ATGAGACGCATACTTGTATGCGACGATAGCTCGTTTATTCAGAAAATGGTGAAAAGAGAGCTTGAAAGTTCATTTGAAGTTGAAGTTTTTTCAAACGGTGAAGAAGCCTACGAGTTTTTAAAAAATGACAGCAATTTTGATTTTGCCATCATAGATGGTGAGATGCCGGGTATGGATGGTTGGGAGTTGATAAAAAAGATAAAAACAGAGCTTAATCTTGAACAATTGCCTGTTGTCATGCTTACTGCAAGTGATGATGACTATTTTAAGAATAAGGCATTTGATTATGGTGCTTTTAACTATTTGAAAAAGCCCTTTAAACAAGGTGAGCTTTACGAATACTTGAAGGCGTTTTTCGAAGAAGAGAAGAATATTATCGGGACTGTTTTAGTGGTTGAAGATTCAAAGATACAGAATCAGACCATGTGCCACCAGCTTAAAGAGAAGAACATAAAGCCTTTAAGTGCATATACCGGCGAAGAAGCATTGAGACTTTTGCTTGAAGGCAGCGAAGTTGATGCCATTCTGCTTGATATAAATTTGCCCGGTGCGAGTGGTTTTGAAGTGGCAAAGGCATTAAAGAGTGATGAGAGATTTAGATATATACCCATAATCGGTGTTACGGCAGCTGAAGGTTCAGAAGGCTTTAGCGTTATGAAACAGGCGTTTGATAGCGGCGTTGATGATTTCATAAGAAAACCATACAGCATGATAGAGTTTTATGCTCGTATAAGAGCCAATATACACAGGGGCCAGCTAATTAAAAAACTAAAAGACGAATCCGAAAGGGATTTCTTGACAAAACTTTACAACAGACGCTCGATTATAACCTTTCTTGAAAAATTTATTGCTCTATCGAAGAGAAACAACAAGCCGCTCTCGTTTATGATTTTAGACCTTGATAAATTTAAGCGAATAAATGACACATACGGGCATCTTGTGGGTGATGATGTTTTAAGGGAAGTTGCAAGAGTTATAGAGAAATCTATAAGAAGCTCAGATATTGCTGGCAGGTTTGGTGGTGAAGAGTTTTCTGTAATTTTGCCAGAGACAGAGTTGGATAAGGCATGCGAAGTTGCAGAAAGAATAAGGGCAAACATTGAGAGCATGAGAGTCAAAAGTGAGAATGGAGATGTGTCGATAACAGTATCTGCAGGCGTGTCTGAGTATAACAACGAGACAATCAACGAGTTCATAGGTAGGGCTGATAAATCGCTTTATAAGGCAAAGGCAAACGGCAGAAATAGGGTTATGAAATCTGAAAGTGGAGAGATAAAGGATTGCTGA
- the hemB gene encoding porphobilinogen synthase, whose amino-acid sequence MKFPETRARRLRKTAQLRDMVAETKLDLDDFVYPIFVREGENIKNPVESMPGIYQLSIDNAIKEAKEAFDLGIKSVILFGIPDKKDEFGSQAYAEDGIIARAINSIKSAIPQLVVIADACLCEYTSHGHCGVLDKNGNVLNDETLKLLKKEAYVYAKMGADIIAPSGMMDGMVKAIRESLDENGFYDVSIMSYAVKYSSSFYGPFRDAAESAPAFGDRKSYQMDFRNSKEAIKECMLDMEEGADFLMVKPALAYLDVIRAVKEKFPYMPLAAYNVSGEYSMIKAAALKGWIDEKAVMIETLTAIKRAGADIIITYFAKDIAKMLRGET is encoded by the coding sequence ATGAAATTCCCAGAAACACGAGCAAGAAGGCTAAGAAAAACAGCCCAGCTTAGGGATATGGTTGCTGAGACAAAGCTCGATTTGGATGATTTTGTCTATCCTATTTTTGTAAGAGAAGGAGAAAATATAAAAAATCCCGTTGAGTCAATGCCGGGTATATATCAGCTTTCTATTGATAACGCTATAAAAGAAGCAAAAGAAGCCTTTGATTTGGGTATAAAAAGCGTGATTCTGTTTGGTATTCCAGATAAGAAGGATGAGTTTGGTTCTCAAGCTTATGCCGAAGATGGTATTATTGCAAGAGCAATAAACAGCATAAAATCAGCAATACCGCAGCTTGTTGTTATAGCCGATGCGTGTTTGTGTGAATATACATCACATGGTCATTGTGGAGTATTGGATAAAAACGGTAATGTGCTTAACGATGAGACGCTAAAGCTCTTAAAAAAAGAAGCTTATGTTTATGCAAAGATGGGTGCAGATATAATCGCACCAAGCGGCATGATGGACGGCATGGTTAAGGCAATCAGAGAGTCGTTAGACGAGAATGGATTTTACGATGTGTCGATTATGTCGTATGCCGTTAAATACTCATCTTCCTTCTATGGACCATTTAGAGATGCAGCAGAGAGTGCTCCTGCCTTTGGCGACAGAAAGAGCTATCAGATGGATTTTAGAAACTCAAAGGAAGCCATAAAAGAGTGTATGCTTGATATGGAAGAAGGTGCCGACTTTCTTATGGTTAAACCAGCTTTGGCTTATTTGGATGTAATAAGAGCAGTAAAAGAGAAATTCCCTTATATGCCGCTTGCTGCATACAATGTGAGTGGTGAATACTCAATGATAAAAGCTGCGGCTTTGAAGGGTTGGATTGATGAGAAAGCTGTAATGATTGAGACACTGACGGCTATAAAAAGGGCTGGTGCAGATATTATTATTACCTATTTTGCTAAGGATATAGCTAAAATGCTCAGAGGTGAAACATGA
- a CDS encoding glycosyltransferase family 4 protein has product MRILHVDTEKGFRGGEQQLLWLVEGLIKNGIDSAVATVKDELYNRCRKKGIKTVRLTGNQLTDWLRLAKEGKNYDIIHAHTAKALNISALAKKINKKPLIYTRRVDYKPKNNIFTKFKYRLSDVVVCVSEAVKDTLVGFVDSKKLRVIYSITDPKLEDSVDLKRVEKIRNSYKGKFIVGTAAALTKQKNIPNLIEAASMVLKQAKDVVFIVAGEGNLKEQLEKQIKSLSIEDRFFLIGFKRDIQNYIKAFDLFVLASDNEGFSGAILNAMILKIPVIVTDAGGAREIVEDNKSGFIVRKRDSKQLADAILKLYREPNLRDRFVDNAYKIVKEKFSVKKMVESYIIVYNELMEVKK; this is encoded by the coding sequence ATGAGAATTTTGCATGTTGATACAGAAAAAGGTTTTAGAGGCGGTGAGCAGCAACTTTTGTGGCTTGTCGAAGGGCTCATAAAAAATGGCATAGATTCGGCTGTTGCAACAGTAAAAGATGAGCTGTATAACAGGTGCAGAAAGAAAGGAATAAAAACAGTAAGATTAACAGGAAATCAGCTAACTGACTGGTTAAGGCTTGCAAAAGAAGGTAAAAATTACGACATCATACATGCCCATACGGCAAAAGCACTCAACATATCTGCTTTAGCAAAAAAGATTAACAAAAAACCACTCATATACACAAGAAGGGTTGATTACAAGCCGAAAAATAATATTTTTACCAAGTTTAAATACCGTTTGTCAGATGTTGTTGTCTGTGTATCTGAAGCTGTAAAGGATACATTGGTTGGCTTTGTTGATAGCAAGAAGTTAAGGGTTATTTACTCTATAACAGACCCAAAACTTGAAGATAGTGTTGATTTAAAAAGGGTTGAAAAGATAAGAAATTCTTACAAGGGTAAATTTATTGTTGGGACAGCTGCAGCTCTAACAAAGCAGAAAAACATACCGAATTTAATAGAAGCGGCATCGATGGTTTTAAAGCAGGCTAAGGATGTGGTGTTTATTGTTGCAGGAGAAGGCAATCTGAAAGAGCAGCTTGAAAAACAGATAAAAAGTTTGTCCATAGAAGATAGATTTTTTCTTATAGGTTTCAAAAGGGATATTCAAAATTATATAAAGGCTTTTGATTTGTTTGTATTGGCATCGGATAATGAAGGTTTTAGCGGTGCCATTCTAAATGCCATGATTCTGAAGATACCAGTCATAGTTACAGATGCTGGCGGCGCAAGAGAGATAGTAGAAGATAACAAAAGTGGTTTTATCGTAAGAAAAAGGGATTCAAAGCAACTTGCAGATGCCATTTTGAAACTTTACAGGGAGCCCAATTTAAGAGACAGATTTGTTGATAATGCATACAAAATTGTAAAGGAAAAATTTTCCGTGAAAAAAATGGTTGAGAGTTATATAATTGTTTATAATGAGCTTATGGAGGTCAAAAAATGA
- a CDS encoding polysaccharide deacetylase family protein: protein MQTSVPVLLYHHINYDDDVLSIPPELFEEHLKFLKSEGYVSITKEQLGEYLETGKKDWDKAVLITFDDGYLDTWVHAYPLLKKYGFNAILFLVTWTVEEDEFTGLNLEDYWSGKIPKERIPDCSSTYIKEHGCRIKMIRRLCWEEIRTMERSGIIDVQPHTKMHKKVYADSKIIGFNRPRDKHSAWQMVKGDERFGTPDFERKPELAAREFTADKELRDMLAKYVEDNGFVEFFKKPNWESELNQIVERYKKEKGSEEIGRFETEEEQASRIRMELEVAKGEVGYEVKKRCNAFSWPWGAYNDLSLKIAKEVGFKYLFTTKVGANSPGDSTYEIKRFGVWKKDLDWFKSRVRLYSNKMLAKTYSMVHRKI, encoded by the coding sequence ATGCAGACGAGTGTTCCTGTTTTGCTTTACCATCATATAAATTACGACGATGATGTGCTCTCTATTCCACCTGAGCTGTTTGAAGAGCATCTCAAGTTTTTAAAAAGCGAAGGTTATGTTTCGATAACAAAGGAACAGCTTGGCGAGTATTTGGAAACCGGTAAAAAGGATTGGGATAAGGCTGTTTTGATAACATTTGATGATGGTTATTTAGACACCTGGGTTCATGCGTATCCTTTGCTTAAGAAGTATGGTTTTAATGCTATTCTGTTTTTGGTTACCTGGACGGTCGAAGAAGACGAGTTTACCGGTTTGAATTTGGAAGATTACTGGTCGGGCAAGATTCCAAAGGAGAGAATTCCAGACTGCTCATCAACCTATATCAAAGAGCATGGGTGCAGAATAAAAATGATAAGAAGGCTCTGCTGGGAAGAGATAAGAACGATGGAGAGAAGCGGAATTATAGATGTTCAACCACATACAAAAATGCATAAAAAGGTGTATGCAGATAGTAAAATCATAGGTTTTAACAGGCCAAGAGATAAGCATTCGGCATGGCAGATGGTCAAGGGTGATGAGAGATTTGGAACACCGGATTTTGAGAGAAAACCAGAGCTTGCAGCAAGGGAGTTTACAGCAGATAAAGAGCTAAGGGATATGCTTGCAAAGTATGTTGAAGATAACGGTTTTGTTGAGTTTTTTAAAAAACCTAATTGGGAGAGTGAACTTAATCAGATAGTTGAAAGATACAAGAAAGAGAAGGGAAGTGAAGAGATAGGCAGGTTTGAGACAGAAGAAGAGCAGGCTTCAAGAATAAGGATGGAGCTTGAAGTTGCAAAGGGTGAAGTTGGATATGAAGTCAAGAAACGATGCAATGCCTTTAGCTGGCCCTGGGGTGCATACAACGACTTATCACTCAAGATAGCAAAGGAAGTTGGTTTTAAATATCTCTTTACAACGAAGGTTGGTGCAAACTCGCCCGGCGATTCAACATACGAGATAAAGAGATTTGGTGTATGGAAAAAGGATTTAGACTGGTTTAAATCACGAGTAAGGCTGTATTCGAACAAGATGCTTGCAAAGACATACTCAATGGTTCACAGGAAGATATGA
- a CDS encoding DUF505 domain-containing protein, producing the protein MVIKKNHAEMLLKLLKEKETDRHLTVLEKENDEVVRTLERAGLVSLDSRLNVSLTYAGVGIAQQLDALIEKGELKHFNQWDDDWKWIGSEIIEMLDSAEKSENITDITLPYLKERGFVEEDKLKKKFVLNKEAEFILHTYKATSPLLVVSAELAEEIRKLPFGPALSSRLHVGEYYESLLEAMRLIAYSVPKSDVYSFTALGQAVKNTLELGGFVKEGYVLSPHILINLAALADGEEIDNDAKSWLEALGYVNADGELSPAGEWALEVYRLWKKDARVDVWSFSIEDEEIAVLEVIDYLWKKNKENKEILPTFEQIKAELVDRKVKEYEKLIEKYGKKIKEMPEKFRRIAEQFQQTKNYIKWFEDNFNLRIALFSLESFNLIKTIEKDGHNEVFELSEFGKEVLKDQQVRRRSISSTAVKAITMTRKAFSAPSIEWYEKAKETSLVGTAEPTKSGYFYAYLAEEIKREPYLTKYEHEIFKMIPDKGMTVDELLGRAKNDDERRKMQWALEKLEARHLIEILPDNNIVETEAGQLMDRALSGVPTSFATPITPVMYRVIKALSEVGSLYEKEKKIRILPKKHKEAIKRSGLSEDLFKEAFNVCKRAGFVGVNTVNEAGLLILEATKLMNPQESLIGYADMYEYKKEHLSE; encoded by the coding sequence ATGGTCATTAAGAAGAATCATGCCGAGATGCTTCTGAAACTTCTGAAGGAAAAAGAAACAGACAGACATCTGACGGTGCTTGAAAAAGAGAACGATGAGGTCGTAAGGACACTCGAAAGGGCAGGACTTGTATCATTAGATTCAAGGTTAAATGTCTCTTTGACTTATGCTGGTGTTGGTATAGCACAGCAGCTTGATGCTTTAATTGAGAAGGGTGAGCTTAAACATTTTAATCAGTGGGATGATGATTGGAAGTGGATAGGTTCAGAAATCATAGAGATGCTTGATAGTGCAGAAAAATCAGAGAACATAACAGATATAACATTACCATATCTCAAAGAGAGAGGATTCGTCGAAGAAGATAAACTAAAAAAGAAGTTTGTTTTGAATAAAGAAGCAGAGTTTATCTTGCATACATACAAAGCAACATCACCGCTGCTTGTTGTATCTGCTGAGTTGGCTGAGGAGATTAGAAAGCTGCCATTTGGTCCTGCTTTGAGTTCAAGATTGCATGTGGGTGAGTATTATGAGAGCCTGCTTGAAGCAATGAGATTAATCGCTTATAGCGTTCCTAAGAGTGATGTTTACTCTTTCACTGCTTTGGGTCAGGCTGTAAAGAACACGCTTGAGCTTGGTGGATTTGTTAAGGAAGGTTATGTTTTAAGTCCACACATTTTGATAAACCTTGCAGCTTTGGCTGATGGTGAAGAGATTGATAATGATGCTAAAAGTTGGCTTGAAGCATTGGGTTATGTAAATGCAGATGGTGAACTTTCACCGGCTGGCGAGTGGGCACTTGAAGTTTACAGGCTGTGGAAAAAGGATGCAAGGGTTGATGTCTGGTCTTTCTCTATAGAAGATGAAGAGATAGCCGTTTTGGAAGTTATAGATTATCTTTGGAAGAAGAATAAGGAGAATAAAGAGATTCTGCCAACATTTGAGCAGATTAAAGCTGAGCTTGTTGACAGGAAGGTAAAGGAGTATGAGAAGTTAATTGAGAAATATGGAAAAAAGATTAAGGAGATGCCAGAGAAGTTTAGAAGGATTGCAGAGCAGTTTCAACAGACAAAGAACTATATCAAATGGTTTGAAGATAACTTCAATTTAAGGATAGCTCTCTTCTCGCTTGAGTCGTTTAACTTGATAAAGACAATAGAAAAAGATGGGCATAATGAAGTGTTTGAATTAAGCGAATTTGGAAAAGAAGTGCTGAAAGACCAGCAGGTTAGAAGAAGGTCTATAAGCTCAACAGCTGTTAAGGCTATAACGATGACGAGAAAGGCATTTTCTGCACCAAGCATAGAGTGGTATGAAAAGGCAAAAGAGACAAGCTTGGTTGGAACAGCCGAGCCAACAAAGTCTGGATACTTCTATGCATACTTAGCTGAAGAGATAAAGAGAGAACCGTATCTTACAAAGTATGAGCATGAGATATTTAAGATGATTCCCGATAAGGGTATGACTGTTGATGAGCTTTTAGGCAGAGCCAAAAACGATGACGAGAGAAGAAAAATGCAGTGGGCTTTGGAGAAATTGGAAGCTCGCCATCTGATAGAAATTTTACCGGATAATAATATCGTTGAGACAGAAGCAGGTCAGCTCATGGATAGGGCTTTATCTGGCGTTCCTACAAGCTTTGCAACACCGATTACACCTGTAATGTATAGGGTTATAAAGGCTCTTTCTGAAGTTGGCTCTCTTTATGAGAAAGAGAAGAAAATAAGAATTTTGCCAAAGAAACATAAAGAAGCGATAAAAAGAAGCGGTTTGTCAGAAGATCTATTCAAGGAAGCGTTTAATGTTTGCAAAAGAGCTGGGTTTGTAGGTGTGAATACGGTAAATGAAGCTGGTCTTTTGATACTTGAAGCCACAAAGCTTATGAATCCACAAGAGTCGCTTATTGGATATGCAGATATGTATGAATACAAAAAAGAGCATTTAAGCGAATAA